A genomic segment from Spinacia oleracea cultivar Varoflay chromosome 3, BTI_SOV_V1, whole genome shotgun sequence encodes:
- the LOC110790970 gene encoding probable receptor-like protein kinase At5g18500 has product MASEINAGMSKKVAGVRLWELIGVIIGALIVIILSVLLYLCLTARKKSRRANNSLPLSQIPSISKEIREIKMDHMSQNGYGSYPDGVVEKLKEKDSDRLLIHPSVEKIKTVENGSHSGYFTHIEKDSIGSPMGDKPSSHPISAPSPLSGLPETSRLGWGHWFTLRDLEVATERFSKQNIIGEGGYGIVYRGELINGTPVAIKRLLNNLGQAEKEFRVEVEAIGHVRHKNLVRLLGYCIEGTHRLLVYEYVNNGNLEQWLHGAMRQYGNLTWEARMKVLIGTAKALAYLHEAIEPKVVHRDIKSSNILIDDEFNAKVSDFGLAKLLGAGKTHIATRVMGTFGYVAPEYANSGLLNEKSDVYSFGVVLLESITGRDPVDYARPQNEVNLVDWLKTMVGNRRAEEVVDPNMDTRPSTRALKRALLTALRCVDPDSEKRPKMGQVARMLESEEYPVPREDRRHRRNQGGEAESPRLSFKASV; this is encoded by the exons ATGGCGTCTGAAATCAATGCTGGTATGTCCAAGAAAGTTGCTGGTGTGAGGTTGTGGGAATTAATAGGAGTAATCATTGGCGCTTTGATTGTGATTATTCTTTCGGTATTGCTCTATCTATGCCTTACTGCTAGGAAGAAATCTCGGAGGGCTAACAATAGTTTACCTCTTAGCCAAATTCCTTCAATTTCGAAAGAAATTCGTGAAATAAAAATGGACCATATGTCCCAAAATGGGTATGGTAGTTATCCTGATGGTGTTGTAGAGAAATTGAAAGAGAAGGATTCAGACAGGCTTTTGATTCATCCAAGTGTTGAGAAAATCAAAACGGTAGAAAATGGAAGTCATTCAGGTTATTTTACTCATATCGAGAAAGATAGCATTGGTTCCCCAATGGGGGATAAGCCTTCTTCTCATCCGATAAGTGCTCCTTCTCCGCTATCTGGACTTCCTGAAACTTCTCGCCTTGGTTGGGGTCACTGGTTTACACTTAGAGACCTTGAAGTTGCAACAGAACGCTTTTCCAAACAGAATATCATCGGTGAGGGAGGATATGGCATTGTTTACCGGGGTGAGCTTATTAATGGGACACCAGTTGCAATAAAGAGGCTTCTTAATAACCT TGGACAGGCGGAGAAGGAATTCAGGGTAGAAGTGGAGGCGATTGGTCATGTTCGACATAAAAACTTAGTTAGACTTCTAGGATACTGCATTGAAGGAACTCACAG GTTGTTGGTTTATGAGTATGTCAATAATGGAAATTTGGAACAATGGCTTCATGGTGCAATGCGCCAATATGGAAATCTTACTTGGGAAGCTCGCATGAAAGTTCTTATTGGCACTGCTAAAGC CCTTGCTTACTTGCATGAAGCCATTGAGCCTAAGGTTGTGCATCGGGATATCAAATCAAGTAACATACTGATAGATGATGAGTTTAATGCAAAGGTCTCAGATTTTGGTTTGGCAAAGCTGTTGGGTGCTGGAAAGACTCACATTGCTACTAGAGTAATGGGCACATTTGG GTATGTGGCTCCAGAATATGCCAACAGTGGTCTTCTAAATGAAAAAAGTGATGTCTACAGCTTTGGGGTTGTTCTCTTGGAATCTATTACTGGGAGGGACCCAGTAGATTATGCGCGTCCGCAGAATGAG GTAAACCTGGTGGACTGGCTTAAGACTATGGTTGGTAATAGGCGTGCAGAAGAAGTGGTAGATCCCAACATGGATACTAGACCTTCAACGAGGGCTCTTAAGAGAGCACTTTTGACCGCACTGCGGTGTGTAGATCCGGATTCTGAAAAACGGCCAAAGATGGGTCAAGTTGCTCGAATGCTTGAATCAGAGGAATATCCCGTTCCTCGTGAG GATCGGAGGCATCGAAGGAACCAAGGTGGAGAGGCTGAATCTCCGAGGCTTAGTTTCAAGGCTAGTGTTTGA